The sequence GCTCTTTTCATGGTGATGGTTTTTGGTTAGACAATAATTATTTCCTTTGTTAGGAAAGTATAAATATAATGAATTATTGAGCTCTGGAAAAAATTAATTCAGAATATTTATGTCCTATAATTAATATTATGTTAAATAGGATTTTTTAAATAAAGGAAGCAACAAAGCTTCCCTTATTTTATACCGGATTGATTATTTCAGTTTTTCGTTAAGTTCATTTAATTTGTCGGTCATGTTCAAGCGGGCATAAATCTCTTTAAGTGATGCAATTGTCGTTTTATCGTCAGGATTGATCTGGAGTGCCTGCTCAAGGAAAGGTATGGATTCTTTAAGAAGAGTTTCTGCCTCCCCCTTCATCTTTTCATATTTTTGGGTTTCTTCAAGTGGTAATGTATTGGCTGAATCGAGGATACCTGCAGCCTGGTTTACAAATAAGGCACCGAGGTTGTAATACGCGTCAAAATACTGAGGATCGATCTCAATGGCTTTTCTGTAAGCATTTTCGGCATCTTCAAAACGTCCAATATTTTCATAATTAGTTCCGACGGCAAAAAAGATACTTGGATTTGTAGCATCCTGTTCTATGGCTTTTTCCAGATTTTGTATTGCATTTTTAGTATCACCTTTTTGCAGGTAAATATTTGTTTCTGCAATTAACAAATCAAAATCCATGGGCATAATTTCTCTTCCTGAAAGAATGAGATCCAGAGCTCCGGTAGTATCTCCCTCAGACTTTAATATTTCACTAAGCTGTATGTAAATAACCGGTTTTTTGTAATTCATTTCAATCAGCTTGTTGTAGTATTCCTTTGCTTTTTCAAGATTCCCTCCTACCTGGGAAGCATAAGCAGTGTAATAAGCTGAAACGGTATCTGTTTTTCCGAACTCCTTGCTGATCAGAAATGTTCTTTCCAGATTGGTAGCAGCACCAGCAAAGTCATTTTGATTGAAATAATCCACTCCTTTGGCGTAAAAAGCCTGAGCAATGACCAGCAGGTTATTATTGACATCATTTGTGTATTCATTGGATTCATCGAGTTCTTTAGCTTTGCTATAGGATTCGTATGCAATTTCAATAGCATTATCTGAAAGGGCTCTTACTTCAGGATCGTCGCTGGTAGCTATCTGCAGGTAGATGGTGCCCCGGTAAT is a genomic window of Bacteroidota bacterium containing:
- a CDS encoding tetratricopeptide repeat protein gives rise to the protein MMKKIAFILLIVLAAGTLNAQKAKRTTAYNYLRNNNLAKAMEYIEPTITDESTMGDPKTWYYRGTIYLQIATSDDPEVRALSDNAIEIAYESYSKAKELDESNEYTNDVNNNLLVIAQAFYAKGVDYFNQNDFAGAATNLERTFLISKEFGKTDTVSAYYTAYASQVGGNLEKAKEYYNKLIEMNYKKPVIYIQLSEILKSEGDTTGALDLILSGREIMPMDFDLLIAETNIYLQKGDTKNAIQNLEKAIEQDATNPSIFFAVGTNYENIGRFEDAENAYRKAIEIDPQYFDAYYNLGALFVNQAAGILDSANTLPLEETQKYEKMKGEAETLLKESIPFLEQALQINPDDKTTIASLKEIYARLNMTDKLNELNEKLK